From a single Pieris napi chromosome 7, ilPieNapi1.2, whole genome shotgun sequence genomic region:
- the LOC125051210 gene encoding uncharacterized protein LOC125051210: MPDVRFYDNMLFNYETTNRTYFQPEIINYYPPTLYQEKVSRPRPAYKPLKNIHTLTEFKKHDLPTELFANQKQIIRKDAHKVHSAGIENPVEEGKNHVQATRPRLVMPPALSLDDIKDSSIRELLIKDIYQSSVNVMQTDVSTATGGCRAPLDGKYSPANPMAFAKLQMPVVPPEWRMDSVTWDNRQVRGHCNPDKSFYLSQPLRCEVCISTSERKAQKKTKYSNNKLY; this comes from the exons ATGCCTGACGTCCGCTTTTACGATAATATGTTATTCAACTATGAAACAACAAACAGGACATATTTTCAACCTgaaataatcaattattatcCCCCAACATTGTACCAAGAGAAAGTATCGCGCCCAAGACCCGCATACAAACCGTTAAAGAATATCCATACTCTTACAGAGTTCAAGAAACACGATTTACCTACGGAATTATTTGCaaaccaaaaacaaattatccGTAAAGATGCTCACAAAGTCCACAGCGCTGGCATT GAAAATCCTGTGGAAGAGGGGAAAAATCATGTTCAGGCGACGCGGCCTCGTCTTGTCATGCCACCTGCACTTAGTTTGGATGATATTAAAGATTCTAG TATCCGCGAATTGCTCATAAAGGACATCTATCAATCTAGTGTTAATGTGATGCAAACAGATGTGTCGACAGCAACTGGAGGATGTCGCGCACCGCTAGACGGAAAATACTCGCCGGCGAATCCg ATGGCGTTTGCAAAACTTCAAATGCCGGTAGTACCACCAGAATGGAGAATGGACTCAGTGACGTGGGACAACAGACAAGTTCGTGGACACTGCAATCCAGATAAGTCATTTTACTTGTCTCAACCTTTAAG gtgCGAAGTCTGCATTTCCACATCGGAAAGAAAAGCTCagaagaaaacaaaatattcaaacaaCAAGCTTTATTAG
- the LOC125051209 gene encoding uncharacterized protein LOC125051209, translating to MPDVRKRINSLLYDEGTTYRTDYQIIPFREYPKTVYQPKKSRYVRGKPAYRNVHTLSEWKGPMPPFNALLKPKDILQTRPSVVQQPYENPIDTDREMAQKIRPRLVMTPAVSMDDIADSRARDILCTDMYTSDMSRATKEAVAPYTNVRAPFPGLPAPANPIVLPKLQSPLVSPEWRMESVAWDGRQLRAYCDVTRDFWLSHALPRCRACDETKIVKDHRDNLRKMKRDR from the exons ATGCCCGATGTAAGAAAGAGGATAAATTCCTTACTTTACGATGAAGGAACTACTTACCGAACAGATTACCAAATCATTCCCTTTAGAGAATATCCTAAAACGGTTTACCAGCCAAAAAAAAGCCGTTATGTGAGGGGCAAACCAGCGTACAGAAATGTGCATACGTTGTCCGAATGGAAGGGGCCTATGCCACCCTTTAACGCACTTCTAAAGCCCAAAGACATTTTGCAAACTAGACCTAGTGTGGTCCAACAGCCTTAT GAAAACCCAATCGATACTGACAGAGAGATGGCCCAAAAAATTCGTCCACGGCTGGTGATGACACCAGCTGTCAGTATGGATGACATTGCTGATTCGCGAGCACGTGATATACTCTGTACGGACATGTATACGAGCGATATGTCGCGCGCAACAAAGGAGGCAGTCGCTCCGTACACTAATGTACGAGCACCTTTTCCCGGACTGCCTGCGCCTGCTAATCCt ATTGTGTTGCCGAAACTTCAGTCGCCTTTAGTATCACCGGAGTGGCGAATGGAGAGCGTTGCGTGGGATGGACGACAACTTAGGGCCTATTGTGACGTCACTAGAGATTTCTGGCTGTCACATGCTTTGCCtag GTGTCGAGCTTGTGACGAAACTAAAATAGTTAAAGATCATAGAGACAACTTACGAAAAATGAAACGAGATAGGTGA
- the LOC125051208 gene encoding endonuclease/exonuclease/phosphatase family domain-containing protein 1-like, whose amino-acid sequence MQVFVGEMGQSPSSIRSKGSRKSFRGFVRRSKLNKSSLSHTFNLPPSEEYPELMNINTATEEQLMTLPGVSRQLAREIVRHRQMIGRFKRVDDLALVSGIGAEKLELLRPEICTNIKRQVSRASSCTHSLDSFRLSMETKLCSVNSSSVFQLQCVPGLNQELAANIVDYRDKKGPFKSLDDLIKVRGIDIVRLSGVKPHLSLDLRKSESEQHLPNGHVNGWTDASLNGSLISSELKTPVSPSRKSFTMPVKFPLTLPNGFAAAPVNDILDLLSAYSHRPVVREDFMYERDGVRCCRLASWNIHQLTIEKVINPGVREVMCRTILENKLSVIAIQDVVETDAIKMICEELNAPTIRRVREWKINSQNWEYCIPQSADCRSLCFIYENSNGNNKSVTIEDVATDQLHLVVNCDVKKLVEMLDDLRSDRFNTSTQAFLICGRPIILVNVHCKETLDEEDCRRLMEVVDAASAIKLQLALMGEFLTWGNVQSLQNCESLLNEEAKTTVDANTMGKSSILCPGNIESNFNGHSGTIKSGLCHLAIPRGWSWGGPASPYCPIWTEIKVPD is encoded by the exons ATGCAAGTGTTTGTTGGAGAAATGGGGCAAAGTCCAAGCTCTATAAGGAGTAAGGGCAGCCGAAAGTCCTTTCGAGGATTTGTCCGGCGctcgaaattaaataaatccagTTTAAGTCATACATTCAACTTGCCGCCCTCAGAGGAATATCCAGAGTTGATGAATATTAATACGGCTACTGAGGAACAGCTAATGACTCTACCAGGAGtaagtagacagctggcgcgggaAATCGTGAGACATCGCCAGATGATCGGTCGTTTCAAGCGAGTTGATGACCTTGCTTTAGTATCAg GTATTGGTGCAGAAAAATTAGAGTTACTAAGACCAGAAATATGTACAAATATAAAGAGACAAGTATCTAGAGCAAGCTCATGTACACATTCACTAGATAGCTTCCGATTGTCTATGGAAACTAAACTATGTTCTGTTAATTCCTCCAGTGTGTTCCAATTGCAATGTGTACCAGGCCTCAACCAAGAGCTAGCTGCAAATATAGTTGATTATAGGGATAAAAAAGGACCCTTTAAATCTCTAGATGACTTAATAAAAGTCAGAGGCATAGATATTGTGAGACTAAGTGGTGTGAAACCGCACTTAAGTTTAGATTTAAGAAAAAGTGAGAGTGAGCAACATTTGCCAAATGGTCATGTAAATGGATGGACAGATGCTTCTTTGAATGGATCATTAATAAGTAGTGAATTGAAAACACCAGTGTCACCAAGCCGAAAGAGCTTTACAATGCCTGTTAAATTTCCTTTAACACTACCAAACGGATTTGCTGCAGCACCTGTTAATGATATTTTAGACTTGTTATCAGCATACTCACATAGACCAGTGGTAAGGGAAGATTTTATGTATGAAAGAGATGGTGTAAGATGTTGTCGTCTTGCATCATGGAATATTCACCAGTTAACAATAGAAAAGGTGATAAATCCTGGAGTAAGGGAAGTCATGTGTCGGacaatattagaaaataa GTTGTCCGTAATAGCTATACAAGATGTTGTAGAAACGGatgcaataaaaatgatatgtgAAGAGTTAAATGCACCAACTATAAGGCGAGTTAGAGAGTGGAAGATAAATAGTCAAAATTGGGAATATTGCATACCACAGAGTGCTGATTG tcGCTCCCTCTGCTTCATATATGAAAACAGTAATGGCAACAACAAAAGTGTGACGATAGAGGATGTTGCGACGGACCAGCTCCATCTGGTGGTGAATTGTGATGTTAAGAAGCTGGTGGAAATGCTGGATGACCTGCGAAGTGATAGATTCAACACCAGCACGCaag CGTTCCTTATATGCGGCCGGCCTATAATTTTGGTGAACGTGCACTGCAAGGAGACGCTGGACGAAGAAGACTGCAGAAGGTTAATGGAAGTTGTTGATGCGGCATCCGCCATTAAGCTACAACTAGCGCTCATGGGCGAGTTTCTTACTTGGGGAAATGTGCAAT CGTTACAAAACTGCGAATCATTGCTGAACGAAGAAGCAAAGACCACAGTGGATGCAAATACGATGGGTAAAAGCTCTATTCTATGCCCGGGGAACATAGAAAGCAATTTTAATGGCCATTCGGGGACCATTAAATCTGGCCTGTGCCATCTGGCAATACCGCGCGGCTGGTCCTGGGGCGGCCCAGCGTCGCCATATTGCCCTATTTGGACCGAGATCAAAGTACCCGattga